The window atTTATCTATTTAATTtaacacaacaatacaatacacagaCAATACAAATTTCCGCTCTGGTCAGGTCAGTAGGTGCTCTGGTCAGGCGAGTATGTGCTCTGGTTAGTGGGTGCGCTCGACCCCACAAGCCCTGAGATGCCGGTCAAGGCAAGGCCCGGCCCCAGGCCAAAAATTATTTTCCAAGTGCTGGAAAAATCAAGCCCCACCCGAGACCTGGACGGGCATGGATGCAAGCGCACCCATAACTACCAGGATCAATACTAACACCACTCACAGCATGAAACCAAACCACAAAACGTAAACTGTGAAACGCATAATGTTTAACAATCCCATTTTCACCCCTTATTGGAGGACCTCAAACATTTCTGCTGTACACTTGTGTGTAGAATTATTCCAACACTCATCAATTCCACCGTTCAGACAGCCACAgatcaacccatctttcccaATAAATCATCATTCTACCATTTCCTCTCGCAATACATTCCTCCATTCTACCATGGTGTCTCACTAGGGACTTGAGCCATACCATCTGTAACATTGGCCCAAAAATATACACAAACAAGAGCACAACCATATTTCCCTTTGACTGACTGGTCCTTCCAACGTTTTGTTTATTTGTCTAGAAGTTTGTAAATCAATGCTGCTCGGCTCCGTTACAACTAGAGACCTGTGAACTCTTTCATTGATGGTTTTgtaaatgaaaataaaatgagTGCATTACTAACCCTGgaagtgtactgtagtgtgtattgCTCAGTCTTGTGTACAGTTACAGTATGATTAATGGCTGTTGAATAGCACAGCTGTAAttgctcagtgtggatgttggcTGAGATGAAGTCAACTCGCGTTTATAACGTTTTATTAGGCGGCTTTAATTACTGTCAGTCAACACTCTTATTGTAGGAAGACCAACAAGCCTCTCCCAACATGAATCAGTTTTTCTTTACCTGGGTATGTAAATAATATGATAGCTGGACCCAGGAGTGTATGAAGAGGTATTTtgaattattttgtatttatttgtttgcGCTCAACTTGAACCTACTGTCATTCAGTTTCATTTGATCAACCTTGCAATGTTCATTACAGACTCAAATAAATTATTTCACCTTCAATTATTCTAAAAGCAGAAAGTGAAACTCACAGAAAAACTCATAGATCTACAGTACACTTTCTACAATGAGTCTCTTTTGACACTGCAGATACCTTGAGTACATCATCTGCAACCTGACAGCTTTCTACGACCAGCATCAAAAGAGATCAGTAGGTCCCCTCAGAGTCCCATCTCTTCAAATAGACCCAGCCTCTGACACTGCAGCAGACCGGCACCAGAAGAGATCCGTGGGTCCCCTCACAGTCCCATCCTTCCAAGAGGATCCCATGGGGGATGCAGCTGACCAGCAGCCCAGTGAGGTAGGCTTCAGAGATGGGGTGTCCAGAGACACCCAGGGAGATCCCCGGAGAGACTTCCAAAGCAGCCTCCACTACCACGCTTACTTCGGGGGCCAGCCGGATGATGACGTGGGCTTCGGGGAGACACTGAAGGTAAAGAGAGACTGGTCAGCAACCAGTGTTGCCAGTGCTGACTGGGTGGGGAAATAACAAATCAAGGAAAATGATACATTTATGTGTCTGTGATAATCTGATCTTACAGAACCCCCAGGAGGACACCAGCCAGGACTTCGACAGTCGCTACGACTACGTGGTCTGTGAGGAGGGCGAGGAGGTGACCTGCGCCCCTGCGCCGGACGAGTTCAACCCGTGCGAGGACATCATGGGCTTCAGCTTCCTGCGGGTGTCTGTGTGGTTCGTGTCCCTACTGGCTGTTGTAGGCAACATGGTGGCACTTCTAgtcctcctcacctctcactACAAGCTCTCCGTCTCCCGCTTCCTCATGTGTCACCTGGCCTTCGCTGACCTCTGCATGGGGATATATCTCCTCCTCATCGCCTCTGTGGACCTTCACACCCGGGCAGAGTACTACAACCATGCCATCGACTGGCAGACCGGGCCGGGCTGCGGGTTAGCGGGGTTCTTTACCGTGTTTGCCAGCGAACTGTCGGTGTATACGCTGACGGTGATCACGCTAGAGAGGTGGTATGCAATAACGTTCGCCATGAGGCTGGACAGGAAGTTGCGTCTGCCCCATGCAGCTGCTGTGATGCTGGCTGGATGGTTGTTCTGCCTCCTCCTAGCGATGCTCCCCCTAGTGGGGGTTAGTAGTTACCAGAAGGTCAGTATTTATCTATTTCTTAATATTAATTGATTGATTCAGTGATTGTTACAAAACCAATTAGCCAGTCTATGGTAAGCCTAGGACCCCGTAGACCTGCAAGAGTATCCATAGCAGTGGGCTGGCTAATCGGTTTTGTAACGATTGATGGATGATTtatttgatctttatttaactaggtcagTATCTGCCTACCCATGGACACCCAGTCCACCGTGGCCCAGGTGTACATTGTCTCAGTCCTTATCCTCAACATCCTGGCATTTCTGGTCATCTGTGCCTGTTACATCAAGATCTACTGCACTGTCCATAACCCGCACTACCGGTCCGGCTCCAAAGACACCAACATCGCCAAACGCATGGCCGTCCTTATCTTCACGGACTTCCTGTGTATGGCGCCCATCTCTTTCTATGCCATGTCGGCGGTTCTGGACCGGCCTCTCATCACTGTGTCCAACTCTAAGATCCTGCTGGTGCTCTTCTACCCTCTCAACTCCTGTGCCAATCCCTTCCTGTACGCCATCTTCACCAAGGCCTTCAGGGGGGATGTCTTTATCCTGCTCAGTAAGGTGGGGCTGTGCCAGCGCCGGGCACAGCTCTTCAGAGGGCAGACAGTCAGTTCGAAGGGTAGCAGTGGGGTATGTCACCAGGGCCGGAGAGGTAAGAAGAAGGGAACAGGAGGACCAGAGGAGGTACCCATCCACCTGCAGGATCGTTCTGGGTCTGGTCAAACCTACCTCCAACCCACCTCCCAGCAACCCAGTCCGGAGAACCGTAGCCTGGACACATGAACTCAAACCTAGCCTGGGGAGATCAGAGTACTGTGATGGTGCCAGTGGTGGTttggttggagaggagagaggagtcacaaTGAAATCAAAACTGGAACTGGATTGAACTGTTAAGATATTTTACAGCAAGCcagtattttttttttctgaACCTTTTCGCACGTTTGACTGTTTTCACAATTTCTGCTGTTATTTTTGTCGTTGCAATTAATATACTGACAGTCAAGGAATATTACGTGTCAGTGAGATATGAGATATTCTGGTTGATTGCAGCAAAACTTTGTTAGGAAATGATCCTATTTCGGTCGTTGTTAATTCTAAAGATTTAATTGGGTGTTGAAACTGTTGCTAAATGTCAGCTGTACTGTATCTGAAAGCAAAGTTGATTTACACATTTGTTTCAATTGTAGATGAACTGgagccccccccaaagaaatatcTCCTCGATCAATGTTTTATCACATTTAGCAAATAAATCTACCCTGGTTTCTTGTGAACTTTAAATCCATGATTATTCATACCAGACACAAAAAAGGGACATGTTTTTTTACACTAAGAGCAATATGCAATATGATATTTGATTTCTCAAATGTCAGACCTATGAAATTAAAAGATTCCTTAGAGGCTCCTGGATATTGTCCTGGTACTGTATTACAGATCAGCCTGCAGGTCCAGGGTGATTAGAAACTAGACCTGACTTCAGACATGGGAAATACTGCATCCCTTAATGTTGCAcaatgtgtatactgtatagaaATTAGAAGAGTAATCCATGTACAAAGGCATAACATGCAAAACTTTGTTGTGATACTGCATCTTTTtagtgtgcctttttaaaaatgttaattaACAAACCAGCTACATAAAGGAAGTGAGGAAATGTGTTAATCGTCACATGGCATCAATCTATAGGAACCATAATGTGAAAACCAGACATGAGTGTTTTTACCGAGCCGTTCTCTCTGAAAGGTATCTACAGCGTAAGTGATCTGGTTTTGCCCCAAATGTATATTACATTCCAGCGATACATTAAACATTTGTCTCCTTATTTTTCTTCTCGTTGTCCTATTTAATGTTGCTACTGAACTGATCCAAATAAACATGTAAAGAATTTCCAGAAATACACCCCAAAACCAGTATTTCCATTTTTAAGATATGTGGCTTTTCAGACAATCAGAAGATGCAACCAGACCTACTATTTCAAATATTTAAATTAGTTCCACATACATTCCGATGTATGTATTCAGATATATTTGATTGGAAAGACAAGTTGAATGTTTTACTACATTTGGAAATACACTTACTCATACACATTCCTTGCACTTAACCTAGGTATTTTAAAATAGTCTCAAATACAATTGGTAGACTACTTGGTTTTTATACATAACCAGTCAAATACGCGAATAAAAGTATTTGTTTGGgctgtgtatttgaaaatactcccaatacacagaagaaaaaaataattcAATACCAGatacacatgtatttgaacccaggtctggataAAACCGTGCCTTGCTAGAAGAACCTAGGAAAAACACAAACATGCAAGATAGCTGTTGCTATAGTGAGATATTGGAGCCTTCTGCCAATGACCGCCCGCTTGACATCTGGATAGCGTTTGAACtgcactgtgacattttcagagAAATGCAGACCGCTGGGGAATTAACTTTCCTGGAAAAAGGATCATTTCctattatgtttttattttctctcttGCAACAGGCCAAAGTGATATGCAACTCTTCCGTTCAGCTAAATAAAGGTTCTTGGCCTTTTGTTAGATTTTGTCAGATATCCAACAGATTAAAAATATTCTGTTATTCTAATTCGTATAAAAAAATTTTTTGCTGGTTGACAAGTTGTCTTAGTCTAGTCTTCAATATCAAAAGGATTAAATACAAGGAAAACGTGAATAATAAAACCAAGAGGAGCATGTAACAGGCTGTTATTGAAGTAGTAAAAACTCAAAATACTTAAGTCATCACATTTATttgtagtattacattgttattgattacagcACTGAGTTTAGAGGTTGAAAGGCAATTcactgtacgtgtgtgtacgaCATTAAAAGTTGAAACAAATCGATTGAGGGGTGAGACAGATctcatggagttcaccagagtaCATAACGATAACAATATTATGTGCTCCCATGGCACAAACTAGAATAAAATATGAATCAAACAGTCATGGTCTATAGACAGGGTCAaacaaactgacttgttaaatTGAACCAATTTCATTCCATTCTCTCTCTAGCCCTGGTTCCTAACATGGCCTGGCCCATTCCTCTCCTGGTATTTCAAATAAACCTCTCATCTCCCAGCCGCTCCCCAAATAACCAGGAGGGCAGGGCGCTTTGGATGAACGACATGCAACCATGCTGCCATATTGAGTTTCTCAACACAAATAGTGGGAAGAGACTGAACTCATCAAaagtgagagagatgggaagaaacAGAAAGCGAGAGAAGGCACAGATTCTAATATCTAAAAAATATTAGGACTAGTCCGGGTTATTAATGCTGTGACTCAGCTTGTTGACTTGTCCCTCCTCACGTCTCCGCAAGTCAGTAGGTGTAGTCAGTGTGCTGCTCTTGAAAGGTCAAGGGTCACCCTCTCAGAACTACTAGAGCGTTCCGCCACGCTCTGCTCTCTTACGCAGCGAGAAAATTTGAGAATGAAGTGGAGGGGAAAGAAAacactccttcctccctctcagaTTTTTCAAGTGTCTCCAGACCGCCTTGCCTGACATTATTTCATGCTAGTGAATGACACAGCAGACAAGAGACATGTCACAAGGTCCCACATCACAACACTTTTAATAACAGCCAGAGTCCATCACTATAATTGGACTGCAGATGTCCAGCATCAAGCCTGCAGACCTGGGTCAAATATCATACTCTCTAGCGAGCTTACTCCCAGGACATTCTCCCCGTCAGCCTTGGATTTTGGAATCAAGAGGATACGCAGTATAACTAGCAGCTCTCTACTCCAGTGCTCACTCAGGAGTAGGTTAGGCCTAGACTACTTGGAGTATGTAGGGTCCACTATCCCTCATCCACTCCATCTGAGTTAACGTCAACTCCATGTGGCATTTAGGATGGGCCATTACTCATCTCTCCATTTACAATCAGAGGCAGAATCGACgtcacatttgagtcatttagcacacCCTTATCCAGAGCAACCTACAACCAGAGCATTCAACTAAAGTAGGTAAAACCACCACAATCTATTTAAACTGGGATGAGTAACTGGGCTCTAGTCCCACTTCCACCATACCTTATATCTCAAAAGTACCCACATGAAACATTCCAGCCCGTCTGGAATTAGGGCACGAGAAACACCCACACATGGCCCACTGCCATACAGTATTTGGATTATCCCGCACAAATGTGGGAAGTGGGGATTAAACTAAAGATTGTCATCTCCGTGGAAAAGGATTGTAGGTTTATAGCTGATCGAATGCTCAGTTAAAAAAGTGTCAAAGCTACAATCACCCAAATTCTTTATTTTCCGAGGTAAGAAATTCTTAAATTCTGCCGCTCATCTGTCAATGAACAATTATACTATTTcattaaaaacattaaaaaagcCATACACAAACCAGCTTTGatattactttaataaaatatttagaaAAGGCAAAAACTCAACATGTCTGCTCAATAAAATACTACCTTCCCTAATTACTTGTATTCAAAGCACATCCGCCAAGTTATGGTCATTTACAAAGATCtgattttaaataaaataaaaatggttaTATGAATGATACAAACGATACATCTCAaacaaactgtttttttttttttttgaacagCAGTTGAAAAGCATGGTACATGAAGAATAAAATAAGTCAAAGTACATTATCTAGAGAAATGCTTTCCAAATGATCATCAGTATATGTGAATACCTAAATGCCAAACTAAAATCCAAAAGGCACAAACGAAATTACATCAGGGAATTAGAACATGTGGAATTAGGAACAATGCTAAAATAATTTgattaaaatggtcaaaaccaCTTGAGCAGAAGAGTGGCTCATATCATATGCTACTGCTTGTCCAAGCGCAGTTCCAGAACTAGAAGCTACTCTGAAATGTTCCAGCATACATTCCTCAACAGAATGACTACTTTAGTCATGAGTTGGGCCATTGTGTCTGAGAATGACTGCACaggcatacatatatacacacacacacacacacacacacacacaaaaaacccaAACAGAATCAAAGCTACTATGAAAAAGCTGAAAACATACTTTATTTATTTCAGAGACATTTTTTTGTTGCAATGGGGCACTGTTAAAATAAACTGCAGAGAACACACACCTTGCCACCCAGAAGTTGAAACCTGCTTGAACAGGACTTTTCTAAAATCATCATGATTAAAATGAAAGCACAAGACAGACAGTGCTGTACACAGCAGCCAAGACATGGCCCACAGCACATGGAGCCTAGTCCAACCAACTAAAAGAAAAAAGGAACACTTCGTTATCATCATAAGAGCACAGATTGGTGCGGCTTCTTGATTACTttttaccccccccaaaaaaaatataacACTGCCTGAGCTTTCAGGAATAAATACAAAAATCGACACAAAACAAATGAATCACAAAAATGTTATCTATTTGTACTGTAAAATCGGAAAGGGGATGTGGGGTGTCCATTCTTCCAACAACATTAACTGATGAATCCATCTTCAACAAGCAGTGAACCCGGACAGAcctcacaaacacacaatatTGGGCATGCTGTGGCCAAACTTGACTGACTTCACGATACATTGACACTGACAATGCAAATCCCCAGCTGGCTGCACTGATTAACCACTGAATTAGAAGACCAGATACACAAAACAGGAAAACTGTAAGTGTTTGAAGACATTTGTACAATAATTGTATCTATCCATTCATTGGTTGATTCATTAACCGTCTTTGCACGGGGTCAGTCAATGATAGAATGATTTAGGAGGGCTTGAAAAAGAAGCAGACAGGGGATTCTTTTTATTTGTTTTCATCcccaatggcatcctattccctttgtagagcactacttttgaccagggctcacaAAAGTGAAttctatagggaataggaggtCTCCTGGGATCCCTTCACTCAATTTACATCACTAGGTCGTTACCAACCTTTTGCCTTTAGTGGGGTTGGTCTTCATCATaacaataaaaatataaaaagttaCTAGGATCACAGGAGGGGAGCGCTACACTGCCGAACACACAGTGAGTACTAGTATCAACTGGATACCCAAAAGGAAACTTCTAGTGTGGACCATGAGAACACGTGGCAGGAATATCATATCAGTGACATGGAATGGAGATTTACAACAAGAAGCTAATAATGTCGGCCTTTGCAAACAGCCAATTTAACTCAATACACTGGTGTCAACTTTACTGTGTAGTGCAGGGTCACTTTGAGAAAAAAAACCCTACTAGGATTGACTGACAAGTTCCCTAGCCAATCACTGGGCACAACTGGAATTGACAGATTTCCCTGTCCAATCGCTGGGCATTTTCACTGAACTTTGACCTCGATTCAAACCTATAGGTATAAAGTGTTTAGAGTGGGTCAAGTCGGTGGTTATATCTGGTCCACTACAACTACAAGTGTGTAAGACCGTCAGTTCAAACTGAAGTTGAATTCATTCAAACAAAGAAGCGCAAAGGATCCCTCCTCCTCTGAGGGTTCTACGATGCAGGGACAGTCTTCTCAAGCTTGTTGGGTATTGATACTGAAATACCATTCATTCAGATGCGCATCTCACAGTTTTGGGTGGTGTCATATATTTTCCTTCCCCCACCAACCCACCACAGGTCTTCGGGCTGAAATGTCTCCAGTGATTCCCTGGGTCTTCAGTTATTGaggtctccctctttctcaaacAGAAAGTTCCAGAGTTCTTTTGTGGTGTTTTGTTGCTTTGCCTACATTCCAAACAGCTGCCTattcccctatgtagtgcactcattttgaccagaggattatgggccctggtcaaaagtagtgcactataaaaatcggcaatagggtgccattttggatgtacCCTTTTTTGTGGTGCGTTTTACCACTCAGCGTCCCCGATGGCTTTGGAGAAGACGTAGTCTCGGCCATTCAGGTTCATGATCCCATCCTTCAGGTGGAACTTCCATTTGTTCTTACTTCTGTGGATCTGAGGAGAGAAAAGAGTGAAAGTTCGGTAGGAACAGAATGATGCCTCGCTCTTTCGCACAAtgccgtgcgtgtgtgtgtgtgagtgtgtgtgtgtgtgtatcagaggagAACAGGGAAACCAAATGGACAGTGTCAGTGATGGCgttaggagaggagcagagggggataCCAGTCACATACACAGGAAGTCTGGGGTTTCCTCCCTGTGGATTCTCATATACAGGATACATACATCGTATTGTAGTCATCTGGGGATGACTTACCTTGTCGTACTGGCACACCACCACGTTCTCTGTGTCAAACAGTTCTTGGTCCTCCTCATCACTCACGTCATCTTCACTGTTCAGAGGCTCctgaaagggggaggggggttaaGAACCTACATACAGtggattcagaaagtattcagaccccttgactttttccacactttgttacgttacagccatattataaaatagatttttctacacacaataccccataatgacaaagtgaaaacaggtttagaaaatgtttgcaaattgataAAAACagaccttatttaaataagtattcagacagtttgttatgagactctaaattcagctcaggtgcatcctgattTCATTggtcatccttcagatgtttctgcAATTTGATTgaagtccatctgtggtaaattcaattgattggacatgatttggaaaggcacacacacgccTATGTAAGGtcccaacagttgacagtgcattacagagcaaaaaccaaggcatgaggttgaagggattgtctgtagagctccaagacaggtttgtgtcgaggcacagatccggGGAAGGATACCAAACCATTTCtttagcattgaaggtccccaagaacacagtggcctcaatcattcttaaaaaAAGGAAgatttggaaccacaaagactcttcctagagctggccgctcagacaaactgagcaatcgggggagaagggctttggtcagggaggtgactaagaacctgatggtcactttgacagagcgcCAGAggcaatgggagaaccttccagaaggacacccatctctgcagcactctaccaaatcagtgctttatggtagagtggccagacagaagccactcctcagtaaaaaggcacatgacagcccacttagagtatgccaaaaggcacctaaaggcctctcagaccatgagatcaagattctggtctgatgaaaccaagatttaacactttggcctgaatgccaagcgtcacatctggaggaaacctgacaccatcctacggtgaatcatggtggtgtcacagcatcatgctgtggggatattttcagcggcagggactgggagactagtcaggaacgaGGAAAAGATtaatggcgcaaagtacagagatttttgatgaaaacctgctccagaacgctcaggacctcagtctggggtgaaggttcaccttccaacagtacaatgaccctaagcacacagcttagacaatgcaggagtggcttcgggacaagtccctgaatgtcctttagtggtccagccagagtccggacttgaacccgatcgaacatctcagaagagacctgaaaatagctgtgcagcaacgctccccatccaacctgccagggcttgtgaggatctgcagtaaagaatgggagaaatccccaaatacaggtgtaccaagcttgtagcgtcccaCCAAAGAAGGCAAAGCGGTAATCGCTGCCAGAGGTGCttcaaagtaaagggtctgaatacttatgtaaatgtgtttatatattatttattttttattagcaaacatgtctaaaaacctgtttttgctttgtcattataggatattgtgtgtagaaggaattttgtttctctccaattttaaaataaagctgtaacaaaacaaaaaaactttccaaaaggcactgtatatccatcctATCATTCAATATCTACAGTCAAATCTAGAGAGTACAACAGTGTGCTAGTAAAGTGCTTTGGAACTGGTTAGAGATAGTTTTGCTCACCTAGTTAGTGGGTCATACAAACATTCTAAGGGTAAAAGTTTAGAAccattgtgtgtctctctctctctcggtctcattGAGAGTATTACCCACCTCCTCCACCTGGCCGTCCTCCCCTCCATCTTTATCCTTgtcttcatcctcatcctcatcatactcctcctcctcctcgtcctcatcCTCTGAGGACGTGTCCCCCGCTCCGTCAACCTGCAGCATCATAGGAGGCTGCTGCTTGGCTTGCTGCTGTGGTGGCCCTGGCGCAGCGCCACCCTGGGCCTGTTGGACTTGTTGGACCTGCTGCTGGATCTGCTGCACCTGGCCAGGCTGGCCTGGCATCTGCATTACCTGAAGAGAGAAATGGGTTGAGAAGGATTGGGTGGTGAGAGCTGGTTGAATGTGGGATGGGGTGTTCAGCAGAGGAATCACCATTTGTATAATAGGGTAAATAATTCCCTCTTGCATATCTATAGATTCTCAAAAGCAGAGTGTAAAAATACATTGAATGTAGGTATACCAATGCATATTTTATCAAAACATTTCAGGGGAATACATGTACCATCCTTTTTTAATTCCATAGAGCGCCAGTAGTAACTAGTGAGTGTTTGATATCTGACCTGTGCGTTCTGCTGGACCTTGTTCCCAGTGAGGACGATCTGTTGAGGCTGGATGATGACTCCAGTCTGCTGTGGGTGGCCTCCCTGGAGAGGAGCCAGAACCTGAGGGGCAGCAACATGACATTACACCCCACTGAACCACCAGGAACTAGTAACGGACACTTCACCTTCCAAAACCACTCAGCTTGCAAAACATAGCCATCTTAAGCCACTTCTGTAAATCTGAGGACCTCACAAAAGGCCCATAGGGTAACGGACATTTTATCCTCCACTACTCATGTCATGTCATCGATCATAGCTTTGACATAGGATCAGGTATTCTGGCACTGGTTAGTGAGCAAGTGGCAACAAAATATTATTGACTGAACTGTGGACAATCTGCATGAGGAGGACCACCTCCAATAGAGGTACCACCTCcatttgtctatttcagccacacctgttgctgacaggcgtataaaaccgagcacagccatgcaacctccatagtcaggcattggcagtagaatggccatactgaagagctcggaCTTTCAATGTGaaacagtcataggatgccacctttcaacgtgtcagtttgtcaaatgtctgccctgctagagctgccctggccaactgtaagtgctgttattgtgaagtggaactgtctaggagcaacaacggctcagccgcgaagtagGAGGCCACGCAAGCTCATAGagcaggaccgccgagtgctgaagcacatacaaatctgtcctccgttgcaacactcactacagtgTTCCAAGagacctctggaagcaacgtcagcacaaaaactgttcgtcgggagcttcacgaaatgggtttccatggccgagtagccgcacaagcttaagatcaccatgcgcaatgtcaagTGTCGGCTGAAGTGGTGCAAAG is drawn from Oncorhynchus tshawytscha isolate Ot180627B linkage group LG05, Otsh_v2.0, whole genome shotgun sequence and contains these coding sequences:
- the LOC112250461 gene encoding thyrotropin receptor-like, with translation MTENDRHRLQVITCALFTLVTLPIKTLGNTDSCPTVCECSEWKTYTISCFDIDVIPTFPTSTETIWLLETRLTSVPGDVFSNLVNISRIYISVDVTLAGLERHSFYNLKKITHIEIRNAKSLSYIDPEAFKNLPNLKYLGIFNTGLTLFPDLTNIHSDDMNFILEIADHPYISEVPANSFRGITNQVLTVMLYSNGFTDIQHHAFNGTKLDAVYLHRNKHLTKMDERTFAGTVSGPMLLDVSLTGVSSLPTAGLESLRELMARNAWNLKKLPPIKTFKHLVTADLTYPSLCCGFKNIKKKRGYLEYIICNLTAFYDQHQKRSVGPLRVPSLQIDPASDTAADRHQKRSVGPLTVPSFQEDPMGDAADQQPSEVGFRDGVSRDTQGDPRRDFQSSLHYHAYFGGQPDDDVGFGETLKNPQEDTSQDFDSRYDYVVCEEGEEVTCAPAPDEFNPCEDIMGFSFLRVSVWFVSLLAVVGNMVALLVLLTSHYKLSVSRFLMCHLAFADLCMGIYLLLIASVDLHTRAEYYNHAIDWQTGPGCGLAGFFTVFASELSVYTLTVITLERWYAITFAMRLDRKLRLPHAAAVMLAGWLFCLLLAMLPLVGVSSYQKVSICLPMDTQSTVAQVYIVSVLILNILAFLVICACYIKIYCTVHNPHYRSGSKDTNIAKRMAVLIFTDFLCMAPISFYAMSAVLDRPLITVSNSKILLVLFYPLNSCANPFLYAIFTKAFRGDVFILLSKVGLCQRRAQLFRGQTVSSKGSSGVCHQGRRGKKKGTGGPEEVPIHLQDRSGSGQTYLQPTSQQPSPENRSLDT
- the gtf2a1 gene encoding transcription initiation factor IIA subunit 1 isoform X5, with protein sequence MELKTLWENKLMQSKAVEGFHTEEQAALQAAAHQQAQQAQQATQQAQAQQVLLPPQQQVTSWQSTRPTVTSAPQQQVIVQDPKILQHMSATGMSAAATAATLALPTGVSPYHQLITSQGNLSQNCYIKTADGQILQFVRAANGAQYIIQPQQQMVLQQQVLPQMQPGGVQAPVIQQVRPITQVLAPLQGGHPQQTGVIIQPQQIVLTGNKVQQNAQVMQMPGQPGQVQQIQQQVQQVQQAQGGAAPGPPQQQAKQQPPMMLQVDGAGDTSSEDEDEEEEEYDEDEDEDKDKDGGEDGQVEEEPLNSEDDVSDEEDQELFDTENVVVCQYDKIHRSKNKWKFHLKDGIMNLNGRDYVFSKAIGDAEW